The Pirellulales bacterium genome segment CTGTCGAACGTCCTCCAGTCCCGCGGAGAGGATACGTGTCTTGCTGCCATTCATCGGCTGTCACTCCAGAAGGTCGTGTGCGGACAGCCCACGGTAGCACACGCCTCAAAACGGTTCATACACGCTTGCCGGAAGGACACGATGCACTCCGTCGGTCGCTTCTGGCATTACCGTTTCGGCACTTAGTCGGATTGCCCTAAGGCCGTCAGGCGACTCGATCGCGCTATGTAAGCGGCGAGGCTCAGTGGTTGAACAAGAACTCGCGTGAATTCAGCACGGCCCAAAAAACGTCTTCCAGGCCGGCTTGCGGGTTCTCGGCTTGGGCGACGATCGCGGATAGTTTCTGCGATTCATCGGGCGTCGGCTTGCGCGCGAGGCAGCGGACGTAGATCGCCTCGATCACCGATCGGGCAGGCAGTTTTTGGTCGAGCATGCGCTTGACGATGCCCCCTTGCGAAATTTTGCTCTGCACCGTCGGGCCGTTGAGCAAGTGGAGGGCTTGCGAGAGCGTCGGCTCGGTCTTGGCCTCGGCGGCGCACACCGTGTCGCGCGGGGCTCGGCCAAACGTGGTCAGAAAATAGTCGCTCGTGCGGCCGTCGGCGATTTGCACGGCCCGGCTCCCCAGCGGCAATCCTTGAAACTTGTCTTTCGTTTCGGTGACTTCCGAAATGCAATCCAGCAGCGTTTCGGCGGGAATACGGCGAACGATGGCGTGGGCAAAATTCGCCTCGTCGTGTTCGTTCGAGGCGTTGCGCTGCGACGAGCGCTGATAGGTCTGCGAATTGCAAATATCGCGCACGAGATGCTTGAAATCGTACTTGTATTCGATCAGCTTCTTCCCCAGCGCTTGGAACAATTCGGGATTGCTCGCCGGATTGCTCACGCGGATATCGTCGACCGGCTCGATAATTCCGCGGCCGAAGAAGTGCGACCAAACCCGGTTCGCGATGCTCGTGGAGAAATACGGATTCTCGGGCGAGGTGAGCCATTCGGCCATGACCGTGCGGCGATCTTTGCCGGCCACGTCGGCCACCGGGCCGCCCAAAAATTTCGGCGGCATCACTTTTCCGGTCACCGGATGCGACACTTCCCCGCCGCCGCTATTGAAGATCACCGTTTCGCGATAATCTTCGGCTTGCTTGCGACCGATCTGCGAGAAAAAGGCCGCAAAACTGTAGTAGTCGTTCATCGTCCAGCGATCGAACGGATGGTTGTGGCATTGGCAGCATTGGGTGCGGATGCCCATGAATTGCTGGGCCACGTTTTCGGCCACCTTGAGCGTGTCGCGCTCGGTCTGATAATAGTTCGTCGCGGGGTTGCGGAACGTTCCGCCGTTGGCGGAAAGCAGCTCGCGCACCATTTCATCCAGCGGCACATTGCCAGCGATCTTGTCGGTAAGCCAAGTGTAGTACAACAACATGGCTTTGTAGCTCACGTCGTTGTTCGATTTGATCATGAGCAACTCGGCCCACTTCATGGCCCAGATTTCGGAGAATTCTTTTCTCTGCAGCAGACGATCGACCAGCTTGGCCCGCTTGTCGGCCGAGGGATCGGATACGAACGCTTCGTATTCGGCCGCTGTCGGCAGAAGCCCCGTGATATCGATCGAAGCGCGGCGCAAGAACTCCTCGTC includes the following:
- a CDS encoding DUF1549 and DUF1553 domain-containing protein, with the protein product MTVESTRPAAASNDASITSLAVYPPAIQLNTKLARQQFIVVATRRDGVTLEVTKQTAATLANSKLARIEGATLYPVADGQTTLQLKYLGQDVAVPVDVKNAAADRPISFKLDVMPVFTRTGCNTGSCHGAARGKDGFRISLFGFDPDGDYTRLTREIGFRRINLALPRDSLLLEKSVGHVPHTGGKRFDEASEYYQTVLRWLEAGAPKDPVEPAACVKVELFPPAAVLEGAGATQQFIVRATYADGTQRDVTNLAVFLTNNDNSAPINPQGLVTAANRGEAFVMARFGTHTVGSQVLVLPKDLKFTPAPIAGSYIDQLVLTKLNKIRVEPSGICSDEEFLRRASIDITGLLPTAAEYEAFVSDPSADKRAKLVDRLLQRKEFSEIWAMKWAELLMIKSNNDVSYKAMLLYYTWLTDKIAGNVPLDEMVRELLSANGGTFRNPATNYYQTERDTLKVAENVAQQFMGIRTQCCQCHNHPFDRWTMNDYYSFAAFFSQIGRKQAEDYRETVIFNSGGGEVSHPVTGKVMPPKFLGGPVADVAGKDRRTVMAEWLTSPENPYFSTSIANRVWSHFFGRGIIEPVDDIRVSNPASNPELFQALGKKLIEYKYDFKHLVRDICNSQTYQRSSQRNASNEHDEANFAHAIVRRIPAETLLDCISEVTETKDKFQGLPLGSRAVQIADGRTSDYFLTTFGRAPRDTVCAAEAKTEPTLSQALHLLNGPTVQSKISQGGIVKRMLDQKLPARSVIEAIYVRCLARKPTPDESQKLSAIVAQAENPQAGLEDVFWAVLNSREFLFNH